One candidate division WOR-3 bacterium genomic window, AATAATTGATACCATATTCTTGAAATCATGTGCCATTTCACCAGCTAGTTTGCCGATTGAATCCAATTTATGTATCTGTGCTAACTGCTGATTCAGTTGGCGTATGGCGGTGATGTCTTCTTTCAGACAGAAAAATCTGATTATTTCATTTTGTTCATTTTTAATTGGGGCGATTGTTATTGATCCCCAATAAATTTCACCGTTTTTTTTCTTGTTTTTCAGTTCACCGATCCATGTTTCACCAGAGAGAATTGTCTCCCAGAGCTTCAAATACTCATTCGCGTCTGAATCACAGGTTTTCAGAAAGTCTAATTTTTGTCCTCGTACCTCTTCTAAGTCATAGCCTGTAACTTCTGTAAATTTTGGATTGACGTATTCTATGAAGCCTCTTTTGTCGGCAATCAAAATCAAGGTTGGGCTTTTTTGGATCGAATGCGAAAGCATCATGGCGTTTTCTTCAGCTTCTTTTTGTTTTGTGATGTCCCTGCAGACTGAAATCAAGATTGAGTCATTGTCGCGGTCTATAATAGTCGATAAAGATTCCAGCCAGTAATCAGTTCCGTCTTTTTTGGTTTTTCTTTCGGTGAATAAAAAAGGTTCTCCCTCTGATATTGTCTTCTGGAAACCGGAAAGAGAGCTATTGTCCACGACTCTTATGCAGGGATCTGATAAGGCATTTTTCTTCAACAATTCTTCTCGGGTAAAACCCGTCTGATTTTGGGCGGATTTGTTGATATCAATCACTGATCCTGCGTTTTTACCTTTTGCTTTTGACAGGATAACTGCGTCAGGAAGATACTCAAATAGCCTCTTGAATTTGTTTTCAGATTCTTTTAATTCTCTTTCAGCTCTTTTTAAACTTGTAATATCCTTCACCATCACCAAACTTGAAATTTTGTTTTTATAAAGTATTGGAAAAGAGGTCACTTCCACGTCTATCTCTCTGCCGTCGAGAGTCAGGAACTTTTCTTCCAGCGGTCCTGAATGCTTGTTTTCTTGCTGAGCAAGTTTTGTTCTTTCCGCGACTATGTTTTTAAAATTGGGGTGAACAAAATCGAATACGCGCATACCGATTAAGTCATCTGGAGTTTTAGAACCTATTACTTCAGAAGCTTTTATATTTGCGTATTTGATTATTCCTTCTGAATGTATGGCTATCGCAACGGGGTTGAAATGTATCAATCTTCTGTAATCGTTTTCGAACTTTTTCTGATTCGATCCAATGGTTTTATTCTTGATGGCTTTAACAGAAAGGCTTTTTTTTATTCTGTTGACAAGTTCTTCTTTTTTAAAAGGAGATACGATGAAATCGTCCATTTGTCTCAAAATTGGGATTATAGAGTCTGGATTGTTTTCTTTCGTCAGTAAAAAAA contains:
- a CDS encoding PAS domain S-box protein — encoded protein: MPFQKKIILIIYLQIYEISKAVAVENMDEKTEYREILIFTETLKIPSKLIKSIESSKISVSLSSKRSHLKDLSVKKKPALVIFSAYKNDGKNVSILKDFISNPSCRSIPIIFLLTKENNPDSIIPILRQMDDFIVSPFKKEELVNRIKKSLSVKAIKNKTIGSNQKKFENDYRRLIHFNPVAIAIHSEGIIKYANIKASEVIGSKTPDDLIGMRVFDFVHPNFKNIVAERTKLAQQENKHSGPLEEKFLTLDGREIDVEVTSFPILYKNKISSLVMVKDITSLKRAERELKESENKFKRLFEYLPDAVILSKAKGKNAGSVIDINKSAQNQTGFTREELLKKNALSDPCIRVVDNSSLSGFQKTISEGEPFLFTERKTKKDGTDYWLESLSTIIDRDNDSILISVCRDITKQKEAEENAMMLSHSIQKSPTLILIADKRGFIEYVNPKFTEVTGYDLEEVRGQKLDFLKTCDSDANEYLKLWETILSGETWIGELKNKKKNGEIYWGSITIAPIKNEQNEIIRFFCLKEDITAIRQLNQQLAQIHKLDSIGKLAGEMAHDFKNMVSIISNLAEIIDMKVSEGESFERELFYIKDSCKKASDLTNRLLTFSRKQDFNPIMLDLNEAVVNFQKMTKNLIGDDIDFKLELSTDIGPIKADPLHLEQLLFNLTMNAKDAVSQKQLKQGHRYITIETKNVNLDENYLKKHLGLNPGNYIRISVSDNGMGMSEEFTQRIFEPFFTTKEKGKGSGLGLSIVYGIVKQNHGAINIYSEINVGTTVKVYWPVPSPSGCQK